The following coding sequences are from one Candidatus Komeilibacteria bacterium CG_4_10_14_0_2_um_filter_37_10 window:
- a CDS encoding excinuclease ABC subunit C, translated as MFCYVYILQSLKDKLFYIGFTSNLNRRLNEHRSGRNKSTSRRLPLKLIFFEAYLNKHDALRRESYFKTNKGKVTLRQMLKEYLRSNDQ; from the coding sequence ATGTTTTGTTATGTTTACATTCTACAAAGTCTTAAAGATAAATTGTTCTATATCGGTTTTACTAGTAACCTTAACAGGAGACTAAATGAACATCGTTCTGGTAGAAACAAATCTACATCGCGACGACTGCCACTTAAGTTAATATTTTTTGAAGCCTACCTTAATAAGCACGATGCGTTAAGAAGAGAAAGTTACTTTAAAACAAACAAAGGAAAAGTGACTCTAAGACAAATGCTTAAGGAATACTTAAGATCCAATGATCAATAA